In one window of Virgibacillus proomii DNA:
- a CDS encoding ABC transporter substrate-binding protein codes for MKRNLFILLLGVLLFIAGCNTNDETSSIRLAEVTRSLFYAPQYVALEKGFFEEEGLNVELQTTWGGDKTMTTLLSDGADIALVGAETSIYVFAQDSKEIAINFAQLTQTDGTFLVAKEKQPNFSWEDIKGTTFLGQRKGGMPQMVGEYVLKQNGIDPHIDLNLQQNIEFANIPGAFASSDAAYVQLFEPTASIFEKEGKGHIVASFGEESGTVPYTVFMAKQNYINKNDTEIKKFTKALYRAQQWVEEHSAEEIAKVIHPYFEDTDLDILTASVDRYKSQGSFATDPVLDKDEWNSLKAIMKEAGELPVDADYEELVNTTFAEDVLND; via the coding sequence ATGAAAAGAAATTTATTCATTCTGCTATTAGGAGTACTTTTATTTATAGCAGGTTGTAACACGAATGATGAAACTTCTTCTATTCGATTAGCAGAAGTAACTCGTTCACTATTTTACGCTCCACAATATGTTGCTCTGGAAAAAGGATTTTTTGAAGAAGAGGGATTAAATGTCGAATTACAAACCACTTGGGGTGGAGATAAAACAATGACCACTTTGTTATCAGATGGTGCTGATATCGCTCTAGTTGGTGCTGAAACATCCATTTATGTATTTGCTCAAGATTCCAAAGAAATCGCAATAAACTTTGCTCAATTAACACAAACAGATGGTACATTCTTAGTTGCGAAAGAAAAGCAACCGAACTTCTCTTGGGAGGATATCAAAGGTACTACCTTTTTAGGACAGCGAAAAGGTGGAATGCCACAAATGGTAGGCGAGTATGTACTGAAGCAAAACGGTATTGATCCACATATCGATTTAAATTTACAGCAAAATATCGAATTTGCCAATATTCCAGGAGCATTCGCTTCAAGCGATGCAGCGTATGTTCAATTGTTTGAACCAACCGCCAGTATATTTGAAAAGGAAGGGAAAGGACATATTGTTGCATCTTTTGGTGAAGAATCCGGAACCGTTCCCTATACTGTTTTCATGGCAAAGCAAAACTATATAAATAAAAATGACACAGAAATAAAAAAATTCACTAAAGCTTTATATCGAGCTCAACAATGGGTAGAGGAGCATTCTGCAGAAGAAATAGCTAAAGTAATCCACCCATATTTTGAAGATACAGATTTAGATATTCTTACTGCTTCCGTTGATCGGTATAAAAGCCAAGGTTCTTTTGCAACAGACCCCGTATTAGATAAAGATGAATGGAATAGTCTAAAAGCTATTATGAAAGAGGCTGGTGAACTTCCTGTAGACGCAGATTATGAAGAGTTAGTAAATACAACGTTTGCTGAAGACGTTTTAAATGATTAA
- a CDS encoding putative hydro-lyase — MENTARLSGSEVRMLIREKQISGSTAGMAGGFAQANLVVLKKEYAFDFLLFCQRNPKPCPILNVTDIGSYEPKQIAENADIRLDIPKYRIYKNGSFMEEVTDITAYWEEDMVAFLLGCSFTFETSLLNDGISIRHIEENCNVPMYKTNIPCEEAGIFSGPMVVSMRPMTNNDAIRAVQITSRYPAVHGAPVHFGDPSEIGIQDLSTPDFGDAVTIKEGEIPVFWACGVTPQAVAMQSKPSVMITHAPGCMFISDIRDETLSVI; from the coding sequence ATGGAAAACACAGCCAGGTTAAGTGGATCAGAAGTGAGAATGCTAATTAGAGAGAAGCAAATATCGGGGTCGACTGCAGGAATGGCAGGAGGCTTTGCTCAGGCTAATTTAGTAGTTCTAAAAAAAGAGTACGCATTTGATTTTTTATTATTCTGTCAACGTAACCCCAAGCCATGTCCAATATTGAATGTGACGGATATTGGTTCCTACGAGCCAAAACAAATAGCAGAAAACGCTGATATTCGATTAGACATCCCGAAGTATCGTATCTATAAAAACGGATCATTCATGGAAGAGGTGACAGATATAACAGCGTATTGGGAAGAAGATATGGTGGCTTTTTTATTAGGATGCAGTTTTACGTTCGAAACTTCGCTATTAAATGATGGTATTTCGATAAGACATATTGAAGAAAATTGCAATGTACCTATGTATAAAACAAATATTCCTTGCGAAGAAGCAGGAATATTTAGTGGACCAATGGTTGTAAGTATGCGACCTATGACTAATAACGATGCGATTCGTGCGGTGCAAATTACTTCTAGATATCCAGCTGTTCATGGAGCACCAGTTCATTTTGGTGACCCTAGTGAAATCGGTATACAAGATCTTTCAACCCCTGACTTTGGAGATGCAGTTACTATAAAAGAAGGGGAAATCCCTGTTTTTTGGGCATGTGGTGTAACGCCGCAAGCAGTTGCTATGCAAAGTAAACCATCCGTGATGATTACACATGCTCCTGGGTGTATGTTTATAAGTGATATAAGAGATGAAACATTAAGTGTCATTTAG
- a CDS encoding NRAMP family divalent metal transporter — translation MKTRSVLLGAAFLMATSSIGPGFLTQTTVFTQQLAASFAFVILISLILDVFVQVNVWRIIAVSGLRGHEIADKVLPGLGLLLSILIVIGGLAFNIGNVAGAGLGLNAMLGLHPVVGAVISSIFAIMIFLIKEAGHVMDKLTQIAGGIMILLMLYVAFTTSPPVGDAVINTFKPETIDIFAIVTLVGGSVGGYITFAGGHRLLDAGIKGAHSLPEVTKSSVTGIVVAGVMRVALFLAVLGVVSQGLAIDSGNPAASVFELAAGNVGYRIFGVIMWAASITSVVGAAYTSVSFIRTLHPIIEKYQNIVIILFIIVSSGTFALIGKPVNVLILAGALNALVLPLALGTILIGAYKKDVVGDYKQPLWLTIAGVIVVLGMSYLAILTVLEQIPKLLG, via the coding sequence ATGAAGACAAGAAGTGTACTGCTTGGGGCAGCTTTTTTAATGGCTACCTCGTCAATTGGACCGGGTTTTTTAACCCAAACAACTGTTTTCACCCAACAATTAGCAGCTAGTTTTGCTTTTGTTATTCTGATCTCGCTAATTCTAGATGTTTTTGTCCAAGTAAATGTATGGCGAATTATTGCGGTATCGGGATTACGTGGACACGAAATTGCGGATAAAGTATTACCAGGTCTTGGGCTTTTATTATCTATTTTAATAGTTATTGGTGGTCTGGCTTTTAATATTGGTAATGTCGCTGGGGCTGGACTTGGTTTAAATGCTATGCTAGGACTTCATCCAGTTGTAGGTGCTGTCATTAGTTCAATTTTTGCGATCATGATTTTTCTTATTAAAGAAGCTGGTCATGTGATGGATAAACTAACCCAAATTGCTGGTGGAATTATGATTCTGCTTATGTTATATGTTGCTTTTACAACCTCTCCTCCAGTAGGAGATGCTGTAATTAATACATTTAAACCTGAAACGATTGATATATTTGCTATCGTTACGCTTGTAGGAGGTTCTGTTGGCGGATATATTACATTTGCTGGTGGGCATCGTTTATTAGATGCAGGTATAAAAGGAGCTCATTCTCTTCCCGAAGTGACAAAAAGCTCTGTTACTGGGATCGTTGTAGCAGGAGTGATGCGTGTAGCGCTTTTTTTAGCAGTGTTAGGTGTTGTCTCCCAGGGACTAGCAATTGATTCTGGAAATCCGGCAGCCTCCGTTTTTGAGTTAGCTGCAGGTAATGTTGGGTATCGAATTTTCGGTGTGATTATGTGGGCTGCATCAATTACTTCTGTGGTAGGAGCAGCGTATACATCGGTTTCTTTTATTCGGACATTGCACCCAATCATTGAGAAATATCAAAATATAGTGATTATTTTATTTATAATTGTATCATCAGGTACGTTTGCCTTAATAGGAAAACCGGTAAATGTATTAATTTTAGCAGGAGCGTTAAATGCACTTGTTTTACCACTTGCTTTAGGAACGATTTTAATAGGAGCTTATAAAAAAGATGTTGTAGGTGACTATAAGCAACCGCTTTGGTTAACGATAGCAGGAGTAATTGTTGTACTGGGAATGAGCTATTTGGCTATTTTAACAGTGTTAGAGCAAATTCCCAAGCTTTTAGGATAA
- the pckA gene encoding phosphoenolpyruvate carboxykinase (ATP), producing MKMVEKSFVTELYKHSNLHANLSVPLLVEKVLARKEGKLSATGAVQATTGAYTGRSPKDKFVVKDEISENYVDWGSVNRSIEESTFNKLYEKVVHYLLNKQEIFQFKGFAGADHEYRLPIQVINEFAWHNLFARQLFITPTEEELQTHEPEFTVLSAPTFKADPEVDGTNSEAFILVSLKQRIILIGGTEYAGEIKKSIFSIMNFLLPQQNVLSMHCSANVGKEGDVALFFGLSGTGKTTLSADPYRRLIGDDEHGWGPNGVFNIEGGCYAKCINLSQDKEPQIYDAIRFGSVLENVVLHEDTRSPDYDDTSLTENTRAAYPLENIDNIAIPSIAGHPNTIIFLTADASGTLPPISKLTKEQAMYHFLSGYTSKLAGTERGVTEPQATFSACFGAPFLPLAPSKYAEMLGEKIDAYQSNVFLVNTGWTGGPYGVGKRMKLSYTRAMIHAALEGELNGTETTKDDIFGLQIPMHVPGVPDEVLIPKNTWQDKAAYEKTAQELAMKFHNNFKKFTKADEDIVNAGPAYRG from the coding sequence ATGAAAATGGTAGAAAAGTCGTTTGTCACCGAGTTATACAAACATTCAAATTTACACGCAAATTTATCTGTACCGTTGCTTGTTGAAAAAGTTCTCGCCAGAAAAGAAGGGAAATTATCAGCCACAGGTGCTGTGCAAGCAACTACAGGAGCGTATACCGGTCGTTCTCCAAAAGATAAATTTGTTGTCAAAGATGAGATTAGTGAAAACTATGTAGATTGGGGATCCGTTAATCGCTCTATTGAGGAATCCACTTTTAATAAGCTTTACGAAAAAGTCGTTCATTATTTACTAAATAAACAGGAAATATTCCAATTCAAAGGCTTTGCGGGAGCAGATCATGAATACCGACTGCCAATACAAGTCATCAATGAGTTTGCTTGGCATAATTTATTTGCCCGTCAATTATTTATTACTCCAACAGAGGAAGAACTTCAGACACATGAGCCGGAATTTACAGTTTTATCTGCACCAACTTTTAAAGCCGATCCAGAAGTGGATGGTACGAACTCAGAAGCCTTTATTCTTGTTTCATTAAAACAACGAATTATTTTAATTGGTGGAACAGAGTATGCTGGTGAAATTAAAAAGTCAATCTTTTCAATAATGAACTTTTTACTTCCACAGCAGAATGTACTATCCATGCACTGCTCTGCCAATGTAGGAAAAGAAGGAGACGTCGCTTTATTTTTCGGTCTTTCAGGAACAGGGAAGACAACATTATCAGCAGATCCTTACCGCCGTTTAATTGGTGATGATGAGCACGGTTGGGGGCCAAATGGTGTGTTCAACATTGAAGGTGGGTGTTATGCAAAATGCATTAACTTATCTCAAGATAAAGAGCCACAAATCTATGATGCCATCCGATTTGGTTCCGTATTGGAAAATGTTGTGCTTCATGAAGATACAAGATCTCCGGATTATGATGACACAAGTTTAACTGAAAACACACGTGCAGCATATCCGTTAGAAAACATTGACAATATTGCAATACCAAGTATCGCTGGACATCCGAATACAATTATCTTTCTAACTGCTGATGCTTCCGGAACACTTCCCCCAATCAGTAAATTAACGAAAGAACAAGCGATGTATCACTTTTTAAGTGGTTATACGAGTAAGCTTGCAGGTACAGAAAGAGGAGTTACCGAACCACAAGCAACTTTCTCAGCTTGTTTTGGCGCACCATTTTTGCCATTAGCTCCTTCCAAATATGCAGAAATGCTAGGAGAAAAAATTGATGCATATCAATCCAATGTATTTCTTGTTAACACTGGATGGACTGGCGGCCCATATGGTGTAGGAAAACGCATGAAGCTTTCCTATACTCGTGCTATGATTCATGCTGCTTTAGAAGGGGAGCTAAATGGGACAGAAACAACGAAAGATGACATCTTTGGGTTGCAAATTCCGATGCATGTACCCGGAGTTCCTGATGAAGTGTTAATTCCGAAAAACACATGGCAAGATAAAGCAGCTTATGAGAAAACAGCACAAGAGCTTGCCATGAAGTTTCATAATAACTTTAAGAAATTCACCAAAGCAGACGAAGATATCGTCAACGCTGGCCCGGCATACCGGGGTTAA
- a CDS encoding ABC transporter ATP-binding protein yields the protein MSFLTLEKITHHYFSEQGFTKALDNVSFSIEEGEFISLLGPSGCGKSTILSIIAGIIKPTEGKVKLEQQMIDLPSSEIGYMLQQDYLFPWKTILDNVLLGPKIRKTLSHDVQEKALSLLHEVGLKNVVTKYPPSLSGGMRQRAALVRTLINHPKILLFDEPFSALDYQTKLKLEELVSTLLKSYKKTTVLVTHDISEAIAMSDRILVMGTNPGTISKVFEVPIEIRQEGPLFARRHPKFEILFDKVWNELDSREGNFPKKEAMTNNEV from the coding sequence ATGTCATTTTTAACCTTAGAAAAAATAACGCATCATTATTTTTCAGAACAGGGCTTTACTAAAGCATTAGATAATGTATCCTTTTCCATTGAAGAGGGAGAATTTATATCGTTATTAGGACCAAGCGGCTGCGGTAAATCAACTATACTATCGATCATTGCCGGTATAATAAAACCCACGGAAGGTAAGGTAAAGTTAGAGCAGCAAATGATTGACTTGCCCTCTTCGGAAATTGGTTACATGCTGCAACAAGATTATTTATTTCCGTGGAAAACAATTTTAGATAATGTACTTTTGGGACCAAAAATACGCAAAACATTATCCCATGATGTACAAGAAAAAGCTTTATCTTTATTACATGAGGTTGGACTAAAAAATGTAGTCACTAAGTACCCGCCTTCCCTCTCCGGAGGAATGCGCCAACGAGCCGCCCTTGTAAGAACACTAATCAACCATCCAAAAATTTTATTATTCGATGAACCTTTTTCAGCTTTAGATTATCAAACCAAATTAAAGTTAGAGGAACTCGTCTCAACATTACTAAAAAGCTACAAAAAAACAACGGTACTTGTTACCCATGACATTAGTGAAGCAATCGCTATGAGTGATCGAATTTTAGTAATGGGTACGAATCCAGGAACCATTTCAAAAGTGTTTGAAGTTCCTATTGAGATAAGACAGGAAGGACCACTCTTTGCAAGACGCCATCCAAAATTTGAAATTCTATTCGATAAAGTATGGAATGAACTGGACAGTCGAGAAGGGAATTTCCCAAAAAAGGAGGCGATGACAAATAATGAAGTATAA
- the metK gene encoding methionine adenosyltransferase, with protein sequence MATNRRLFTSESVTEGHPDKIADQISDAILDEILKSDPYARVACETAVTTGLVLVAGEISTTTYVDIPAIVRKTIKEIGYTRAKFGFDAETCAVLTAIDEQSPDIAGGVNTALEARQGKMSEEEIDAIGAGDQGLMFGFACDETEELMPLPISLAHKLAKRLADVRKDKMLAYLRPDGKTQVTIEYGENDEPVRIDTIVISAQHHQDITPEQIEKDLIEHVIRPVVPTHLLDEKTKYFINPTGRFVIGGPQGDAGLTGRKIIVDTYGGYARHGGGAFSGKDATKVDRSAAYAARYVAKNIVAADIAKTCEVQLAYAIGVAEPVSISINTFGTGKVSEEKLVNAVRKLFDLRPAGIIRMLDLQKPIFKDTAAYGHFGRTDHSFPWEKTDKVDELRSLTKK encoded by the coding sequence ATGGCTACTAATCGACGTTTATTTACTTCTGAATCTGTAACAGAAGGACATCCTGACAAAATAGCTGATCAAATTTCAGATGCAATTTTAGATGAAATATTAAAATCTGATCCTTACGCTCGAGTTGCTTGTGAGACGGCAGTAACAACTGGACTTGTGCTCGTAGCAGGGGAGATTTCAACAACAACCTATGTAGATATACCAGCAATTGTCCGAAAAACCATTAAAGAAATTGGTTATACACGCGCCAAGTTTGGATTTGATGCAGAAACATGTGCAGTCTTAACAGCTATTGATGAGCAATCTCCTGATATTGCCGGTGGTGTTAATACGGCTTTGGAGGCACGTCAAGGAAAAATGAGTGAAGAGGAAATCGATGCTATTGGTGCTGGGGACCAAGGGCTAATGTTTGGATTTGCTTGTGATGAAACAGAGGAATTAATGCCTCTTCCGATTTCGTTAGCCCATAAATTAGCAAAGCGCCTGGCCGATGTTCGAAAAGATAAAATGCTGGCTTACTTGCGACCAGACGGAAAGACACAGGTGACCATCGAGTATGGTGAAAATGATGAGCCTGTACGGATTGATACGATCGTTATTTCTGCCCAACATCATCAGGATATTACACCGGAGCAAATTGAAAAAGATTTAATTGAACATGTTATTCGACCAGTAGTACCAACTCATCTTTTAGATGAAAAAACGAAATACTTTATTAATCCAACCGGTCGTTTTGTTATTGGCGGTCCCCAAGGGGATGCCGGCCTAACTGGACGTAAGATCATTGTTGACACTTATGGAGGGTACGCTAGACATGGCGGCGGTGCATTTAGTGGAAAAGATGCAACAAAAGTAGATCGATCTGCTGCATATGCCGCCAGATATGTAGCGAAAAACATTGTTGCAGCTGATATAGCAAAAACGTGTGAAGTACAGCTTGCTTATGCAATTGGCGTTGCAGAGCCTGTTTCCATTTCAATTAACACATTCGGGACAGGGAAGGTAAGTGAAGAAAAACTAGTAAACGCGGTAAGAAAATTATTTGATCTGCGTCCGGCTGGAATTATACGAATGCTTGATTTACAAAAGCCAATATTTAAAGACACAGCTGCGTATGGACATTTTGGACGTACAGATCATTCATTTCCGTGGGAAAAAACGGATAAAGTGGATGAGTTAAGATCCCTTACTAAAAAATGA
- the asnB gene encoding asparagine synthase (glutamine-hydrolyzing), whose translation MCGFIGIMFDYPTERTEEDKESFKKQNNLITHRGPDDEGYYFDPYISFGFRRLSIIDIESGIQPLSYNDERIWLVFNGEIYNYIEIREKLLEEGYEFQTDSDTEVIAALFAKLKEGAFQYLRGMFSILIWDKQAEKLYGARDPFGIKPLFYHENDQGIVFASEKKSITLMMEKEEVNKEALQQYLSFQYVPEPMTMTVGIQKVEPGHYFTKKPGEPIEFTRYWHATFQPVLREKQDWIKKIQEVMYDSVKVHMRSDVPVGSFLSGGIDSTLIVSIAKEFNPGIKTFSVGFEREGYSEIDVAKETADKLNVENISYMISPEEYVESLPTIMWHMDDPLADPACVPLYFVSREARKYVTVVLSGEGSDELFGGYNIYREPESLKVFNSIPTPVKDLLARVSAILPEGVKGKSFLERGTTPLRERYIGNAKMFEEDEKQSLLKCYNKQISYQQVTSKLFDQVSHYPAVNQMQYVDIHTWMRGDILLKADRVTMANSLELRVPFLDKEVFRVASEIPVDLKIANGTTKNILREAARGIIPDHVLDRKKLGFPVPIRHWLKNELNGWAKQLIRESETDHLLYKDYVLELLEAHCQGKGDYSRKIWTVLMFMLWHQNFVEKKMDINKLPSVEKQLVKS comes from the coding sequence ATGTGTGGTTTTATTGGAATAATGTTTGATTATCCAACAGAAAGAACAGAAGAAGACAAGGAATCATTTAAAAAACAAAATAATCTAATTACACATAGAGGTCCAGATGATGAAGGGTATTATTTTGATCCATATATTTCGTTTGGCTTTCGTAGATTAAGTATTATTGATATTGAAAGTGGAATTCAGCCTCTGAGTTATAATGATGAACGGATATGGCTTGTATTCAATGGTGAAATTTATAATTATATTGAAATACGTGAAAAGTTGTTGGAAGAGGGCTATGAATTCCAGACAGATTCAGATACAGAAGTCATTGCGGCACTTTTTGCTAAACTTAAAGAGGGTGCATTTCAATATTTAAGAGGAATGTTCTCGATTTTAATTTGGGATAAACAAGCGGAAAAACTGTATGGTGCTCGTGACCCATTCGGAATTAAACCTTTGTTTTATCATGAAAATGATCAAGGTATCGTATTCGCCTCAGAGAAAAAGAGTATAACTTTAATGATGGAAAAAGAAGAAGTAAATAAAGAAGCTTTACAACAATATTTAAGTTTTCAATACGTACCTGAACCAATGACGATGACGGTTGGGATTCAAAAAGTAGAACCTGGTCATTATTTTACGAAAAAGCCAGGCGAACCAATTGAATTTACTCGTTACTGGCATGCAACCTTTCAACCAGTATTACGAGAGAAACAAGACTGGATTAAAAAAATACAAGAGGTTATGTATGATTCGGTAAAAGTTCATATGCGCAGTGATGTTCCAGTTGGCTCATTTCTATCTGGAGGTATAGATTCTACATTGATTGTATCCATAGCGAAAGAATTTAACCCCGGTATTAAAACATTTTCTGTCGGCTTTGAACGGGAAGGATATTCGGAAATCGACGTTGCCAAAGAGACAGCAGATAAATTAAACGTAGAAAATATTTCCTACATGATTTCACCTGAAGAATATGTAGAAAGTTTGCCAACAATTATGTGGCATATGGACGATCCTTTAGCTGATCCAGCTTGTGTACCACTTTATTTTGTTTCCAGAGAAGCTCGTAAGTATGTGACGGTTGTTTTATCTGGAGAAGGATCAGATGAGTTGTTTGGAGGCTATAATATTTATCGTGAACCTGAGTCGTTAAAGGTATTTAATTCCATTCCAACTCCAGTAAAAGATTTATTAGCTAGAGTCTCAGCGATATTACCAGAAGGAGTAAAGGGAAAAAGCTTCTTAGAACGAGGGACAACGCCTCTACGCGAACGTTACATTGGAAATGCTAAAATGTTTGAAGAGGATGAAAAACAAAGCCTCTTAAAATGTTACAATAAGCAAATAAGCTATCAACAAGTAACGAGCAAATTATTTGATCAGGTAAGTCATTATCCTGCTGTAAATCAAATGCAATATGTAGATATTCATACATGGATGCGTGGAGACATTTTATTAAAAGCTGATCGAGTAACGATGGCGAATTCGCTTGAACTCCGTGTTCCGTTTTTAGATAAAGAGGTATTTCGTGTTGCCAGTGAGATCCCTGTAGACTTAAAGATAGCAAACGGTACGACGAAAAATATTCTTCGAGAAGCAGCTCGCGGCATTATTCCTGATCATGTACTCGATCGTAAAAAGTTGGGTTTCCCTGTTCCAATTCGACATTGGCTAAAGAATGAACTGAATGGCTGGGCAAAACAACTTATTCGTGAAAGTGAGACCGATCATTTACTATATAAGGATTATGTTTTAGAATTATTAGAAGCCCATTGTCAAGGAAAAGGGGACTACAGCAGAAAAATCTGGACGGTTCTAATGTTTATGCTGTGGCATCAAAACTTTGTGGAGAAAAAAATGGATATAAATAAGTTACCATCTGTAGAAAAACAATTAGTTAAATCTTAA
- the ytkD gene encoding RNA deprotection pyrophosphohydrolase, with the protein MYTFKDYYNNEVKLSFKHQPFSKKPLHVWVICKYQQKWLLTKHKERGLEFPGGKVEKGETAKQAAIREVKEETGAVVDKIYYIGQYFVSGKTENVIKNIYFASIQALKYQNTYYETEGPVLLAELPANIKYRNDYSFMMKDGVLEHCMTYIEKYF; encoded by the coding sequence ATGTACACTTTTAAAGATTACTATAACAACGAAGTTAAATTATCCTTTAAACATCAACCCTTTTCTAAAAAACCTCTTCATGTTTGGGTGATATGTAAGTATCAACAAAAATGGCTATTAACCAAACATAAAGAAAGAGGACTTGAATTTCCGGGTGGAAAAGTAGAAAAAGGGGAAACAGCCAAACAAGCTGCTATTCGTGAAGTCAAAGAAGAAACAGGAGCAGTGGTTGATAAAATTTATTATATTGGACAATACTTTGTTTCTGGTAAAACAGAGAATGTAATAAAAAACATCTACTTTGCTTCGATTCAAGCATTGAAATATCAGAATACTTATTACGAGACTGAAGGCCCGGTTTTATTAGCTGAACTTCCTGCTAATATCAAATATCGAAATGATTATAGTTTTATGATGAAAGATGGAGTGTTAGAGCACTGCATGACATATATTGAGAAGTATTTTTAA
- a CDS encoding ABC transporter permease: MKYKKTDEQFFQHYLRSVKRERKIVYIWQIGILISFIILWELASRLYWIDPLLFSSPTTIYKVIVEKIYDGSLLSHMQVTLLETVAGFVIGTVAGTFLAVSLWFSNRLSNILDPYLVIMNAMPKVALGPIIIVALGPGYISIIAMGAIISVIITTLVVYSAFNEVDPNYGTVLKSFGASKRQMFQHAIFPATLPTMISTLKVNVGLSWVGVIVGEFLVSKQGLGYLIIYGFQVFDFSLVMTSLVLIAIFAAVMYKLVERLERWIIKHSSSF, encoded by the coding sequence ATGAAGTATAAAAAAACAGATGAACAATTTTTTCAGCACTATTTGCGTAGTGTAAAACGAGAAAGAAAAATAGTATATATATGGCAAATTGGTATACTTATCAGCTTTATTATTCTTTGGGAACTGGCCAGTCGATTGTATTGGATTGATCCATTGCTATTTAGTTCACCGACAACAATCTATAAGGTAATTGTTGAAAAAATTTACGATGGCTCTTTGTTATCTCATATGCAAGTAACTCTATTAGAAACAGTCGCCGGCTTCGTAATTGGAACGGTTGCAGGTACTTTCCTTGCCGTTTCATTATGGTTTTCTAATCGACTATCAAATATCCTTGATCCTTACCTTGTTATTATGAATGCCATGCCAAAGGTGGCATTAGGTCCAATTATTATCGTTGCCCTAGGACCTGGATATATTTCAATCATTGCAATGGGGGCAATCATTTCTGTTATCATTACAACATTAGTTGTCTACTCTGCCTTTAATGAAGTCGACCCAAATTACGGAACAGTGTTAAAAAGCTTTGGAGCAAGCAAACGGCAAATGTTTCAACACGCTATTTTTCCTGCCACACTGCCAACCATGATTTCTACGTTAAAAGTAAATGTTGGGCTTTCTTGGGTAGGTGTAATAGTTGGAGAGTTTCTCGTCTCTAAACAAGGATTAGGTTATTTAATTATCTATGGTTTTCAAGTATTTGACTTTTCACTCGTAATGACGAGTTTAGTACTAATTGCGATCTTTGCAGCTGTGATGTATAAGCTTGTTGAGCGGTTGGAGCGCTGGATAATTAAACATTCCAGTTCGTTTTAA
- a CDS encoding C39 family peptidase, with the protein MNIILFCLSLTLSIFFLFLSTKQQVSWVRKSFIVYGVIFSITAISILSIFIVQHKSAFKQLVEDTIPVSENKQHTPTNKRLSEHKIKNEVKIDAPKIQQLPELPRGCEVTSLSMLLNHYGIQADKMELAKKVKKDPTPYTKKGDEIFFGNPYNGFVGDMYSFDTPGMGVYHKPIAELATKYAGSKVRDFTGSNFDVIIEELNKQHPVWVIINTTYDKLPESQFTTWNTKSGKIDITMKQHAVLITGYDEKYIYFNDPLNFADKAPIDKFKAAWIQMGKQAITIY; encoded by the coding sequence ATGAACATTATTTTATTTTGTCTTAGTTTAACACTATCAATATTCTTTTTATTTTTAAGTACAAAACAACAAGTATCATGGGTACGCAAGTCATTTATTGTTTACGGAGTAATTTTTTCGATAACTGCCATTTCTATATTATCTATTTTTATCGTTCAACATAAAAGTGCGTTTAAGCAGCTAGTTGAAGATACTATTCCAGTTAGTGAAAATAAACAGCATACACCAACAAACAAGCGCCTTTCTGAACATAAAATCAAAAACGAAGTTAAAATCGATGCTCCAAAAATTCAACAACTCCCGGAATTGCCAAGAGGGTGTGAAGTCACTAGTCTATCTATGCTCCTAAACCATTATGGTATTCAGGCCGACAAGATGGAACTAGCTAAAAAAGTTAAAAAAGATCCTACTCCCTATACTAAAAAGGGAGATGAGATTTTCTTCGGCAATCCTTATAACGGTTTTGTTGGTGATATGTACTCTTTTGACACGCCTGGGATGGGGGTTTACCACAAGCCTATTGCTGAACTCGCAACTAAATATGCTGGAAGTAAGGTACGAGATTTCACAGGTAGTAATTTTGACGTAATTATCGAAGAACTTAATAAACAACATCCTGTTTGGGTAATTATCAACACAACATATGATAAACTGCCGGAAAGTCAATTTACTACGTGGAATACAAAGTCAGGGAAAATTGACATCACGATGAAGCAGCACGCTGTTCTTATTACCGGCTATGATGAAAAGTACATTTATTTTAATGATCCGTTAAATTTTGCTGACAAAGCACCCATCGATAAATTTAAAGCAGCATGGATCCAAATGGGCAAACAGGCGATCACTATTTATTAA